The Pirellulales bacterium genomic interval TGACTTCCGTCGAACGATAGGCTTTGCTCTTGCTCACGGGGACGACCTCCTAAAAACAGGGTTTGGGGTTGGTTAAAACAATAACTCAACCTTAACCCTTTCGAGGCGTCCCCGCTCTTTACCCCTCTATAGCCAACTACGACGATAGCTGCGACCGTTAAACCAATTCGCGGTTTAGATACTACCGGCGAGTACCCGGATCAGACCGCTTCCACCCGCACGCTGAAGTCGACACCTTCCCATTTCGTGGCCGCGGGCCAGTAAAAGGTGAAACGCACCGCCGTGCCCGCCGGCAACTCGGCGGTCGGCAGGTCGGCAACGTGAATCTCCAGGCCCGTGTCGCGCGTGGAAACGTCGTGCGTGGTCTGCCAGTCGTCGCTGCTGAAGTGAATGACGGCCGGCGCCAGCGTCTCGACGCGCAGCGTCTTGCCGGCCGGCAGGCGGCGGCATTTGTGGTTGAATCGCCAGGCAAAATGCGGCGACTCTTGTTTGTGCATCAAATATCGCTCGACCGTCTGGGGCGGCATGTCGAACACTTTGCCGTCGCGCAACGAACGTAACAGCTTGATGTACTCGGAATGCGCCCAGACGAGCGGCATGGCCGACCCGGCCGGCTGGCCGCGAAAGAGCTCATGGTCCGGCACGTCGTGCGAGTCCCAGACCTGTTCGGGCAACAGGCCTCCGCAATTGGCAAAGCGTTCCATCGCCTGCAAGAGACGCTGGGCTTCGTCTCGACGCCCCGCCGCGATCTCATAGTGGGCGCGTTCGCCGGTCAGCAGCGGCCAGGGCCGACCCACGCCCGTGCCGTCGAACGGCGAGCCGTCGTCGTGCTCGCCGTATCCGTCGAGGTTGTAGCGATACCAGCACGGTCCCGAAGGAAGATCGACTTTGAGCACCGCGTCGATGGCCTTCACGGTGTTCATGATGCGAGGGTCGTTGGCGTCGCGCAAGCCGAACCGCACCAGCGCCAAGGCGTCGGGGCTGACCAGGTCGCCGGCCACCTCCAGGGCCTGGTCGCTGGGCCGGTTCTTGACCACGACAAAGCCTTTGACCGGCTTCACGTTTTCCGGCGTGTCGGGAGAAATGCGGATGTAATAACCTTCCACGCCGAGCCGCCGCGAAAGCTCGGTGTCGGCGGCATAGATCCAGTTGTCGAGGTTCGAGTACCAGAGATCGGCCGTCTCGCGAAGATATTCGGCTTCCGCATATTCGCCCTGGTCGTCGGCCAATTCGGCGGCCACCAGCAAGGCGGCGATTTCTGCGGCCAACGTGAACGGGCTGTAGCCGGGGTCTTCTTCCCAGCGGTCCTGCTGCGTCACCGGTCCGTTGCGCACCAGGTAGCCGGCCGCGTGACGCACCATTGGCCAAAGCTTGTCCCGCTCGGCCTCGTCGATCATCTGCTCGCGGTAGGCGAGATCGACCAGCAACACGGGCAAAGCCGCTTCGTCCATTTGGATGCCGTCCCAATAGGGCGTGCCGTCGAGCCACATGTTCTGGCCCCAGTGGCCGTCGGCCTCCTGCGTGACTTGCAGATAGCGGAGCACGCGGCAGGCGACCATTTTCGCGCCGGCCGCCATCAAACCACCGGCCGACTCGACCAGATCGCGCGGCCAGACAAGATGATAGCCGCCCAGATCGTTGTCGCCCTTGGAGAATCCCCAGGGAATCGACAAGCTGGCCACGATTCCGCCCGGAAAGTTCTTGGCTTCGTGCGTGCCGATCATGGCGGTGCTGACGCGATAGACGTTCTGCGCGGAAGGTTCCGCGCGATCGGCGTCGAAGTGGGCGGCGGGGCGTCCGTCGAGGTGTTCGCGGTCGAGCGGCAGCAAGGTGTCTTGCCACTGCCGCCAATGTTGCACGTAGAGGTGCCGGGCGCGGTCGATGCCGTCGAGCACGCTGGCCACGGCCCGGTTGGCGGCCTCATTGACGTTTTGGCCGAAGCCCACCGCCAGCAAGCACTCTCCGTGGCAGTCGGCCAGGTCGATCTGGCCGGTCAAGGCCACGTTGCCGTGTTCGGCACGGTCGAATTGCCACGTCAGCCGCTTGTGCTGCCACAGGTCCTGCCAGCCGTCGGAGACCCCGACAAAGCCCGCCGACCGCGCCAGCCACGGCGCGGAGCAGGCGACCGCCATGCCGATGCCGTTCTGTTCGGCAAACAGCAGCGGTGCTCCCTTGTAGTCACCGACCCAGGCGATGTTATCGCTGCCTTGGTTGGCTAGGTGCGGCGAGATCAGCGCGAACAGTTGGTATTGGTCCAGTTCGCCTTGCTGCGGCTTGAAGCGGATGTGCTGCAACAGCACGGGCCGCTGCGGATCGGCGAGTAGTTCTTTCTCGATGGTGTAGCGGCCTTCGAGGCAATGGTTGATCACGCGATACGCCGGCACGCCCTCGGCCAGGTATTCGACCTGCGAGCGGGTGTGCCGTTTCTCTTCAGAGAAGAAGTCTTGCCCGTCGGTGACGATCAGGCCCAGATCGCGGATGCAGGCCAGATCGACACGGGGATAATAAACTTCGTTGACGATGCCGTGGCTCAGCGTGAACCAGAGCGGGCTGCCGGTGCCCAGGGCGGTGCCCACGCCTTGTTTGGCGCTGGAGGTCCAGCGCGGCGGCAGGCCGGGTCTTCCGGGGGCGGAACGGATTTCGGTCAAGGGGGCCTCTCGCTTCTCGCCTTAGGTTCATCGCGCCGCGTGCCGGGCGCACAAAGCTCCATCCTTTCATAGTTTACCCTGGGCGGAAGTCAAGCTTAGGGAGCATCCTGCGTGGCGTTCCGCGGTCTAGTTAAGGCCGGCATTTGGTTGCGGTTCATAACGAGAAGATCACCGCATCACAAAGGCATGTTCGATGGCAGCTACTTCATCAACCGGCACGGTCGTGATCGCTGGCGGAAGCGGGTTCGTTGGCGTGTCGCTGGCGACACATTTGGCGTCGACCGGCAGGTCGGTCGTGATTCTATCGCGTCGTCCGCCGAAACCGAGCGGGCCGTGGCGGCACGTGAGTTGGGACGCACGTACGCTGGACGATTGGCGCCGCGAACTCGACGGCGCGGCCGGCCTGGTGAATTTGGTGGGGCGTAGCGTCGATTGCATCAAGACTCCCGATCACCAGGACGAGATTCTGCGCTCGCGTGTCGAAGCGACGCGTGCGCTTGGCGCGGCCGTGCGCTCGGTCGACACGCCTCCGCCGGTGTGGGTGCAGATGAGCACCGCGCACATCTACGGCGACCCGCCGCAGGTTGTTTGTGCGGACGATTCGCCCTTCGGCTGCGGATTTGCGCCTTTCGTCGGCCAGGCTTGGGAAGACGAATTCCGTGCGAGCGTGCTGCCGTCACAGCGGCCGGTCGTTTTGCGAACGAGCTTCGTAATCGGCCGCGACCGCGGAGCCGGCGGAGGCGCGCTGGCACGGCTGCGGATGCTCGTGAAGCTCGGTCTTGGCGGGACGGTTGGCTCAGGCAAGCAGGGGATGAGCTGGATTCACGAGACGGATATGAACCGCGTATTTGAACGGGCGCTCGATGGCCCAACCATGAGCGGAGCGTACATCGCGTCGTCGCCGATGCCGGTTTCGCAACAGAACTTCATGCGAGAACTGCGCCGGGCCGTCGGCGTGCCGTTTGGACTGCCGGCGTTTTCATGGATGGCCCGCCTGGGGGCACCGTTGCTGCTGCGGACGGATCCGGAGCTCGCCTTGTATGGACGCTACCTGCTCCCGCGGCGCCTTCAAGACGAGCGATTTGAGTTCCGGTTCCCGGAACTTGGATTGGCGTTGCGTGACCTGGTGGGCCACTCCAGTTGAAAAGAATCGGCCGCGTTGCCGACGTCCTAGAACCTAAGCCGCCGGAAAGAAGACTACAACCTTCCCACCTCTGCCCCTACCCGATACGATGCGAGAATGTCGCATGTCGAGACCTCATTGCAGCGGGCCGCGCCCGAACCCTTGCCGCCGAACATCGCCAGCGTCCAGCCGGGCGGCGGCGTCTGCTATCAGATCGAGCTGCTGTGGGGGCGGTGGCGAAGGTGGTGGCTGCGCAGGTTTCGGCCGGCTTACGTGAGACGTATGGCCGAAACGATGCGCGGCTCGGCTGCCGGCGCGCCGCACGATGTGCTCGACCCGCGAGACCTGAAATACTGCCGCAACCTCTGCACCGCCGAATGGTCGCCGCTAGACGACCCCTTTCGTTGGCGCGAGCGGATTCCCTTTGCTCGCTGGGGACTGGCCGAATTGCCTTTGATGGTCTGTCCGCTTCTGGCCGCGACCGTGGCGCTGGGGCTTTGGGGGTGGTATCTGGCCGTGGCACCGGGCATCGTGCTGGCTTTGATCGTCTGGTTTTTTCGCGATCCGCCCCGTCGCGTGCCCATCGAGGCCGGCCTGATCGTTTCGCCCGCCGACGGCACGATCGCCGAAGTGTCGCGAATGGAGCACGACGATTATCTTGGCGGCCCGGCGGTGAAGATCGGCATCTTTCTGTCGATCTTCAACGTACACATCAACCGGTCGCCGCTGGACTGCCGGGTGATGAAGCTGCGATATGAGCCGGGACTGTTCTTGAATGCGATGAATCCCGACAGCCGCATGTTGAACGAGAACCTGTGGATTGGGTTGGAAGAAGACGCGCCGCCCTACCGGCGGTTGGTGGTGCGGCAGATCGCCGGCCTGTTTGCGCGGCGGATTGTTTGCGACTTGCGGCCGGGCGAAACGATCGCCCGCGGCCATAAATTCGGTATGATCAAGCTTGGTTCGCGGACCGAGCTGATCGTGCCCGACGAAGAGCGGCTGGAAGTGCTGGTGGCGGTCGGGCACAAGGTACGTGCCGGCAGCAGCGTGCTGGCCAGATACAGTTCAACGGAGGGTGGCCTTCCCAGGCTGTCACCTACAGACGAGACGGGCTAGGAAGCCCATCCTCCGTTATGGCGCAACACACACCGAGGAACAACTGATGCACAAAATTCGTACCGTGGCCGTGTTGCCGACGTTGTTCACGCTGGGCAACCTGGTTTGCGGCTTTTTCGCGATTGTCGTCGCGGCGCGGGTCGAGAAACCTTTGACCGCCGAAACGCCCCGCGCGCCGACCATCGGCACCGCAAATCCGGTCAAGGCGTTCAAGGCCCTCGACCCCGAAGACCCGGTCCATAATTGCATGCTCAGCGGCTGGCTGATTTTTCTGGCCATGATCTTCGACGCCCTCGACGGCCACGTCGCTCGGCTGGCCAAGACCACCAGCGACTTCGGAGCGCAACTCGACAGTCTTTGCGACATCGTGACGTTTGGCGTGGCGCCGGCGTTTCTGCTGGTCAAGCTCTGTCCGCTGTTCGAATTCACGCACCACGACATGTTCTGGGTCATCGCCGCCCTGTATGCCGCCTGCGCGGCGATGCGGTTGGCCCGGTTCAACGTCGAGAGCGACGAAGAGGACGACCACTTGCACTTCACCGGGCTGCCCAGTCCGGCCGCCGCGGCCGTGATCGCCAGTTTCGCGATTCTGTTCTACACGTTGCGGAAAGAGACCAACACGCAATGGTACACGCCTCAGTTCGACACGGCCATGCAGTACGCCCTGCCGTTTTTCGCCGTGCTGGTGGCCATCCTGATGGTCTCGCGCATTCCCTATCCGCACGTCGTCAACCAGTTGTTCAGCGGCCAGCACAGCTTTGCCCATCTGGCGATGGTGACCTTGTTCCTGTTTGGCGTGATGCTGGTGCGAGGTTTCGCGGTGCCGTTGATCAGCGTGGTGTTCGTGTTGCAAGGTCCCATCGCCTATCTCTGGCAGGAATTTGTTCAACGGCGGCCGCACAAGGAGCCGCTTTTTTAAGGAATCATGTTTACCGGTCTCATCCAATCGCTCGGTACCATCGTCGAAGTCGTCTCGCAGCCGCCCGGCAAGCGGCTCGTGGTGCGCCCTGACGGACCTATCGGCACGGTACACGTTGGAGACAGCGTGGCGGTCAATGGCTGTTGCCTCACGGTTGTCGAGACGGTGGGCGACAGGTGGGCGTTCGAGGCCGGGCCGGAGACGTTGAGCCGCACGAATCTTGGGGAACTGGTAGAGGGAAGCGTTGTGAACCTGGAGCGCTCGTTGGCCGTCGGCGACCCGCTGGGCGGCCATTTTGTCACCGGGCACATCGACGGCGTCGGCACGGTCGCTCGTCGCTACGATGATCGCGACTGGACCACGATGTGGTTTCGCTGCCCGCCTGATCTAGCGCTTCAGATGGCCTCCAAAGCCTCGATCGCCGTCGATGGCGTGAGCCTGACGCTGGTCGACGTGGAGCCGGAGCAGTTCAGCGTCGCCCTGATACCGCACACCTTGCGCATCACCACCCTAGGCCGACGGCAAACGGGCGACCGCGTGAATCTGGAGACGGACCTGCTGGCGAAGTATGTTCAAAGCCCAAGACCAAAGACCTAAATGTCTTCCGCCCGACAAACGCAGTCCTTTCTCATCCGCCGCTTCGAGCAGGTGGGCATTACGCCCAAGACGCGCCACGGGCAAAACTTCCTGATCGACCTGAACCTGCTCGACGTGCTCTTCGAGGCGGCGCGCATCGGGCCGTGCGACGTGGTGTTGGAAGTCGGCACCGGCACCGGTTCGCTGACGGCGAAACTGGCACGTGCGGCAGCGGCCGTCGTTTCGGTGGAGCTCGATCCGCAGATGCACCAGTTGGCCTCCGAGGAGCTGGTCGATTGCGATAACGTCCTGCTGCTGCGCCGTGATGCGTTGAAGAACAAGAACCATCTCAACCCCGACTTGCTCGCGGCGGTGCGCGAGCGACTTGCGGCGGCGCCCGGCCGGCGGTTCAAGCTGGCGGCGAACCTGCCCTATAACATCGCCACGCCGATCATCAGCAATCTGCTGGCCTGCGACCTGCCGCCGGCCACGATGACCGTTACGATTCAGAAAGAGTTGGGCGACCGCATCGTGGCCCGACCGAGCACGAAAGACTACGGGGCGTTGAGTGTCTGGATGCAGGCGCAGTGCGAGGTCGAGATCGTGCGGGTGATGCCGCCCACCGCCTTCTGGCCGCGGCCGAAAGTGTACTCCGCGATCGTGCAGATCCGCCTCAGGCAAGATTGGCGGGACCGCATTCCTGACCTCGACTTTTTTCACTCGTTCGCGCGAGCGATGTTCTTTCACCGCCGGAAGTTCTTGCGCAGCGTCATCCTGAGCGGCTATAAAGGGCGGCTCGACAAACCGCAGGTCGACGCGATCATGGCCGAGCTTGGCTTCGGCGAGACGACACGGGCGGAGCAGCTCGACGTAGCCGCGATGCTGCGGCTTTGCGAGGCGGTCCGGGGACGGCTGTAGCCGATGCTCGCAGGGGCTATTTGTTCTTCTTCGATCGAATGACAGCCTCGAGGCGCATAATGTGTCGCTTTATGGCTTGTTTGAGGACGAAACAAAACGGTTCCAGGATCCCGGGAGCCTGCTCCGCACGCTCCAGTTGCCTCAGTCTCTTTTTTGCGGAGTGGAGGTCAAGCGAGGCGGGCCCTCTCCCGCGGACCTCCAATGTCGCGTCGATCGCCTCCTTTCGGTATTGGTCCAGAAGTCTGTGGCCAAGTCCCAGTTTTTGAATCGTCAGCTCCGCGGCTTCATCGTTATCGCCCGCGGCGAAAATCCTCCCCGTCAAACGGAAGGCAAAACGCGATTCACAACCGCGTGAACGAGGCGAGACGAACAAATGCTGCTCTGCAAGCGAGGGCCAGTTCCTTTTCTTCACGGCGCCGAAATCCGCGTGTGCGCCAGGGCCAGGATAGCACGCGACCATGTTCCTGTAGGTAATGTCTTGACCGGCTGCGCAATGCTCTTGCGGGATGAGATGCTCGACGTGCGAGGTTTGCTCGTGAATGCGGATCCCGGTATAGGCGCAGAGCCCGCGCTGCTCGTCCACGAGCGCTTGCTTGAGGACGCCCCGTATCTCCGCAGACAGGTTGTTGTATCCCATGCCCGGAGTCTTGAGTTTCCATTCCGTGAAAACCGGGGGCTCGTCGCCGCCGCTAATCTCCCGCATCCGCCAGCGCCTCCAGGTTGTTGATCGTCGCTTCGAGGCGCGTGCTGTCGCGGGTTGTGCCCCGCTGGATTCGTTTCAATACTTGGAGTCGCGAACGCGCCAATTCAAGATCGCCGATTTCCAATGCCTCCTCGATCGCATCGATTGCGTCTCGACTGTCTCGACTGCGCGACTCCGCGCCCATGACTTCTTCGAGCACCGCATTGGAATCCAAGCCGAAAGAATGGGCAGGGTGCTCGCCCGTGTGCGACTCGTCCAGCAGACGAATCTCTTCCGGCAGGACTTCGCCGATCACCTGTGGTGAGTGTGAGGTACAAAGAAATTGAATCTGTGGAAACGTCCGTTTCAGGTCGGAGGCCACGCGCCGCTGCCAGCGTGGGTGGAGGTGAACGTCGAGTTCGTCGATCAGCACCACACCCGGCGTTTGCGCCAAAGCGCGCGGCAAGGGTTCATCTTCGGCGGTCAGCACGTCCGGCGGAACGAGGAAGTTGTTTTGAGTGACGGTCTTGATGGCAATGTCGGCGACCAGCGCCAACATCATGCGCTGTCCCGCACTCAAATTGCCAAAGGGCTGCGCGCGGCCGGAAATCGAGAGCACGATCTCTTGACGGTCGCCGTCGTACCACATGCCATCGGCTCCAGGAACGCAGCGCAAGACCGCGCGGCGCACGATCTCGTAGCCGGGACGAAAGCGGCCTCCGCGATTGACCGCCGCGATCGCCTCGTCGCGAAACCATCCGGCCAGATCCGTAAGACGAATGCGTTCGTTCAAGCAGTCGTAAAAAGCCGCCCAGCGACGAGCGATCCCGCTCGACCTGGCCTTCGCCTTGCTGCGTTCATGATGTGGCAACCAAGCGCGTCCGGCGCCGTAGTAGGCCAGGACGGGAAGCAGCACGTCTTCGTTGGCCTTGGCCCGATCAAGG includes:
- a CDS encoding glucan 1,4-alpha-glucosidase, which produces MTEIRSAPGRPGLPPRWTSSAKQGVGTALGTGSPLWFTLSHGIVNEVYYPRVDLACIRDLGLIVTDGQDFFSEEKRHTRSQVEYLAEGVPAYRVINHCLEGRYTIEKELLADPQRPVLLQHIRFKPQQGELDQYQLFALISPHLANQGSDNIAWVGDYKGAPLLFAEQNGIGMAVACSAPWLARSAGFVGVSDGWQDLWQHKRLTWQFDRAEHGNVALTGQIDLADCHGECLLAVGFGQNVNEAANRAVASVLDGIDRARHLYVQHWRQWQDTLLPLDREHLDGRPAAHFDADRAEPSAQNVYRVSTAMIGTHEAKNFPGGIVASLSIPWGFSKGDNDLGGYHLVWPRDLVESAGGLMAAGAKMVACRVLRYLQVTQEADGHWGQNMWLDGTPYWDGIQMDEAALPVLLVDLAYREQMIDEAERDKLWPMVRHAAGYLVRNGPVTQQDRWEEDPGYSPFTLAAEIAALLVAAELADDQGEYAEAEYLRETADLWYSNLDNWIYAADTELSRRLGVEGYYIRISPDTPENVKPVKGFVVVKNRPSDQALEVAGDLVSPDALALVRFGLRDANDPRIMNTVKAIDAVLKVDLPSGPCWYRYNLDGYGEHDDGSPFDGTGVGRPWPLLTGERAHYEIAAGRRDEAQRLLQAMERFANCGGLLPEQVWDSHDVPDHELFRGQPAGSAMPLVWAHSEYIKLLRSLRDGKVFDMPPQTVERYLMHKQESPHFAWRFNHKCRRLPAGKTLRVETLAPAVIHFSSDDWQTTHDVSTRDTGLEIHVADLPTAELPAGTAVRFTFYWPAATKWEGVDFSVRVEAV
- a CDS encoding DUF1731 domain-containing protein produces the protein MAATSSTGTVVIAGGSGFVGVSLATHLASTGRSVVILSRRPPKPSGPWRHVSWDARTLDDWRRELDGAAGLVNLVGRSVDCIKTPDHQDEILRSRVEATRALGAAVRSVDTPPPVWVQMSTAHIYGDPPQVVCADDSPFGCGFAPFVGQAWEDEFRASVLPSQRPVVLRTSFVIGRDRGAGGGALARLRMLVKLGLGGTVGSGKQGMSWIHETDMNRVFERALDGPTMSGAYIASSPMPVSQQNFMRELRRAVGVPFGLPAFSWMARLGAPLLLRTDPELALYGRYLLPRRLQDERFEFRFPELGLALRDLVGHSS
- a CDS encoding phosphatidylserine decarboxylase, whose product is MSHVETSLQRAAPEPLPPNIASVQPGGGVCYQIELLWGRWRRWWLRRFRPAYVRRMAETMRGSAAGAPHDVLDPRDLKYCRNLCTAEWSPLDDPFRWRERIPFARWGLAELPLMVCPLLAATVALGLWGWYLAVAPGIVLALIVWFFRDPPRRVPIEAGLIVSPADGTIAEVSRMEHDDYLGGPAVKIGIFLSIFNVHINRSPLDCRVMKLRYEPGLFLNAMNPDSRMLNENLWIGLEEDAPPYRRLVVRQIAGLFARRIVCDLRPGETIARGHKFGMIKLGSRTELIVPDEERLEVLVAVGHKVRAGSSVLARYSSTEGGLPRLSPTDETG
- the pssA gene encoding CDP-diacylglycerol--serine O-phosphatidyltransferase, coding for MHKIRTVAVLPTLFTLGNLVCGFFAIVVAARVEKPLTAETPRAPTIGTANPVKAFKALDPEDPVHNCMLSGWLIFLAMIFDALDGHVARLAKTTSDFGAQLDSLCDIVTFGVAPAFLLVKLCPLFEFTHHDMFWVIAALYAACAAMRLARFNVESDEEDDHLHFTGLPSPAAAAVIASFAILFYTLRKETNTQWYTPQFDTAMQYALPFFAVLVAILMVSRIPYPHVVNQLFSGQHSFAHLAMVTLFLFGVMLVRGFAVPLISVVFVLQGPIAYLWQEFVQRRPHKEPLF
- a CDS encoding riboflavin synthase; amino-acid sequence: MFTGLIQSLGTIVEVVSQPPGKRLVVRPDGPIGTVHVGDSVAVNGCCLTVVETVGDRWAFEAGPETLSRTNLGELVEGSVVNLERSLAVGDPLGGHFVTGHIDGVGTVARRYDDRDWTTMWFRCPPDLALQMASKASIAVDGVSLTLVDVEPEQFSVALIPHTLRITTLGRRQTGDRVNLETDLLAKYVQSPRPKT
- the rsmA gene encoding 16S rRNA (adenine(1518)-N(6)/adenine(1519)-N(6))-dimethyltransferase RsmA; the encoded protein is MSSARQTQSFLIRRFEQVGITPKTRHGQNFLIDLNLLDVLFEAARIGPCDVVLEVGTGTGSLTAKLARAAAAVVSVELDPQMHQLASEELVDCDNVLLLRRDALKNKNHLNPDLLAAVRERLAAAPGRRFKLAANLPYNIATPIISNLLACDLPPATMTVTIQKELGDRIVARPSTKDYGALSVWMQAQCEVEIVRVMPPTAFWPRPKVYSAIVQIRLRQDWRDRIPDLDFFHSFARAMFFHRRKFLRSVILSGYKGRLDKPQVDAIMAELGFGETTRAEQLDVAAMLRLCEAVRGRL
- a CDS encoding AAA family ATPase, encoding MNERIRLTDLAGWFRDEAIAAVNRGGRFRPGYEIVRRAVLRCVPGADGMWYDGDRQEIVLSISGRAQPFGNLSAGQRMMLALVADIAIKTVTQNNFLVPPDVLTAEDEPLPRALAQTPGVVLIDELDVHLHPRWQRRVASDLKRTFPQIQFLCTSHSPQVIGEVLPEEIRLLDESHTGEHPAHSFGLDSNAVLEEVMGAESRSRDSRDAIDAIEEALEIGDLELARSRLQVLKRIQRGTTRDSTRLEATINNLEALADAGD